The Maniola hyperantus chromosome 12, iAphHyp1.2, whole genome shotgun sequence genome has a segment encoding these proteins:
- the LOC117987324 gene encoding neurogenic locus notch homolog protein-like isoform X1, with amino-acid sequence MFPSTSMYSAGAFVVIALLSCADCQICSRRVHLLRWVRETYMQTYRESYNGQCFFRCTKYRTRSYQAVRTVPRNVVESRDECCLGYYQAESSSSKIKCEPICRPSCQNGYCKTPGQCACYEGYQLANYMCYPICDKYCGHGKCVEPNKCQCDFGYHLQNDTCKPLCTEPCVNATCIAPDTCQCLVGYRKNENNLCLPYCSSGCPHGTCVSPDNCSCDDGWYKKENFCQPSCDTDCGGGSCIAPNVCECFPGYEKTENGTCIPHCSSGCVHGTCVNPENCTCNNGYRKNSDEVCFPVCNFDCGIGGSCSGPNVCNCHPGYEKSENGSCIPLCHSGCVHGTCFSPHICTCNSGWKKNVENDTCEPVCAIACGEGGTCAGPNVCQCHSGYKPHINGSCIPHCSNECLHGTCVGPENCSCDIGWHKKTNDSVCYPVCDPICGEGGTCISPNVCQCNSSYEITVFGSCAPHCSKGCPNGICIKPELCQCLQGWSKNELGDCEPNCDKPCGNGTCISPNICQCFKGYKLDEENVFDFFNESLCIPECKGCNGTCLAPDVCSCDVPFKAMYVSINDGDCNCDTNCSEDSIKCDHIVCVSRETGWETTTDVTSNNLSSESYRPSIPYGENDAVTDDPIESKAFTEDLDVDDSITKPINSTEMNESSSLVNSTKSYWSQYWIYIVAAVIVLTTILGLVLFKKRRALSQYFTGGAYPVEGSGPSAGEKTTNCRRLSLSRNAQ; translated from the exons ATGTTTCCGTCAACCTCAATGTATAGTGCCGGCGCGTTTGTGGTGATCGCTCTCCTGTCTTGTGCGGATTGCCAAATATGTAGCAGAAGAGTTCA tttattacGCTGGGTGCGGGAGACTTACATGCAAACTTATCGGGAATCTTATAACGGTCAGTGCTTTTTCCGTTGCACCAAATATCGTACACGTTCATATCAAGCTGTTAGAACGGTGCCG AGAAACGTAGTGGAGTCTAGAGATGAGTGTTGCCTTGGCTATTATCAGGCAGAAAGCTCTTCTAGCAA GATTAAATGTGAACCGATCTGCAGACCATCATGCCAAAACGGCTATTGCAAAACACCTGGCCAATGTGCATGCTACGAAGGATATCAGCTCGCTAACTACATGTGCTATCCTATATGCGATAAGTATTGTGGGCACGGAAAATGTGTAGAGCCGAATAAATGCCAATGTGATTTTGGATACCATTTGCAAAATGACACTTGTAAACCACTTTGTACTGAGCCGTGTGTCAACGCGACGTGTATCGCTCCAGATACGTGCCAATGCCTTGTTGGATACAGAAAAAATGAGAACAACCTTTGTCTGCCCTACTGTTCGAGCGGATGTCCTCATGGAACTTGCGTGAGTCCAGATAACTGCAGTTGTGATGATGGTTggtataaaaaagaaaatttttgtCAACCAAGTTGCGACACTGATTGTGGAGGTGGTAGTTGTATAGCTCCTAATGTTTGCGAATGTTTCCCTGGCTATGAAAAGACGGAGAATGGAACATGTATACCTCATTGTTCAAGTGGATGTGTCCATGGAACTTGTGTCAACCCAGAAAACTGCACTTGTAACAATGGGTACCGAAAAAATTCAGATGAGGTTTGCTTTCCTGTTTGTAATTTTGATTGTGGCATAGGTGGTTCATGTAGCGGTCCAAATGTTTGCAATTGTCACCCTGGGTATGAAAAATCAGAAAATGGTTCTTGTATTCCTCTATGCCATAGTGGATGTGTACATGGAACATGTTTCAGCCCGCATATCTGTACTTGCAACagtggatggaaaaaaaatgtagaaaatgATACCTGTGAACCAGTATGTGCTATTGCTTGCGGCGAAGGTGGTACATGCGCTGGTCCAAATGTTTGTCAGTGCCACAGTGGTTATAAGCCACATATTAATGGATCCTGTATACCGCATTGCTCGAATGAATGTCTCCATGGTACTTGCGTTGGTCCCGAAAATTGCTCCTGCGATATTGGATGGCATAAAAAAACCAACGATAGTGTATGTTACCCTGTTTGTGATCCTATTTGTGGCGAAGGCGGTACGTGTATTAGTCCAAATGTTTGCCAATGCAACTCTTCTTATGAAATAACAGTGTTTGGATCATGTGCTCCTCATTGTTCTAAAGGTTGTCCGAACGGCATTTGTATTAAACCAGAATTGTGTCAATGTTTGCAAGGCTGGAGCAAAAATGAGTTGGGGGATTGTGAACCTAACTGTGACAAACCTTGTGGTAACGGCACGTGCATATCACCAAATATTTGTCAATGTTTCAAAGGTTATAAATTAGATGAAGAAAACGTATTTGATTTTTTCAATGAATCGCTTTGCATTCCTGAATGTAAGGGATGTAATGGAACATGTTTAGCGCCGGATGTATGCAGTTGCGATGTTCCATTTAAAGCAATGTATGTTTCGATCAATGACGGAGATTGTAATTGCGACACGAACTGTTCTGAAGACAGCATTAAATGTGACCATATTGTATGTGTTTCAAGAGAAACTGGTTGGGAAACAACCACTGATGTGACAAGTAATAATCTCTCAAGTGAATCATACCGTCCTAGCATTCCTTACGGTGAGAATGACGCAGTAACTGATGATCCTATCGAAAGTAAGGCTTTTACTGAAGATCTAGATGTAGATGACAGCATTACTAAACCTATCAATAGTACTGAAATGAATGAAAGTAGCTCTTTAGTAAATTCTACGAAAAGTTATTG GTCTCAATATTGGATTTACATAGTTGCTGCTGTTATAGTTTTAACAACAATTTTGGGCCTTGTCTTATTTAAGAAACGGAGGGCACTTTCTCAATACTTTACCGGAGGCGCTTATCCTGTTGAAG gcagtggtccaagcgccggcgagaaaacgactaactgtcGGCGATtatctctctcaagaaacgcacagtAA
- the LOC117987324 gene encoding multiple epidermal growth factor-like domains protein 11 isoform X2 — MFPSTSMYSAGAFVVIALLSCADCQICSRRVHLLRWVRETYMQTYRESYNGQCFFRCTKYRTRSYQAVRTVPRNVVESRDECCLGYYQAESSSSKIKCEPICRPSCQNGYCKTPGQCACYEGYQLANYMCYPICDKYCGHGKCVEPNKCQCDFGYHLQNDTCKPLCTEPCVNATCIAPDTCQCLVGYRKNENNLCLPYCSSGCPHGTCVSPDNCSCDDGWYKKENFCQPSCDTDCGGGSCIAPNVCECFPGYEKTENGTCIPHCSSGCVHGTCVNPENCTCNNGYRKNSDEVCFPVCNFDCGIGGSCSGPNVCNCHPGYEKSENGSCIPLCHSGCVHGTCFSPHICTCNSGWKKNVENDTCEPVCAIACGEGGTCAGPNVCQCHSGYKPHINGSCIPHCSNECLHGTCVGPENCSCDIGWHKKTNDSVCYPVCDPICGEGGTCISPNVCQCNSSYEITVFGSCAPHCSKGCPNGICIKPELCQCLQGWSKNELGDCEPNCDKPCGNGTCISPNICQCFKGYKLDEENVFDFFNESLCIPECKGCNGTCLAPDVCSCDVPFKAMYVSINDGDCNCDTNCSEDSIKCDHIVCVSRETGWETTTDVTSNNLSSESYRPSIPYGENDAVTDDPIESKAFTEDLDVDDSITKPINSTEMNESSSLVNSTKSYWSQYWIYIVAAVIVLTTILGLVLFKKRRALSQYFTGGAYPVEEEKAIDLSTSF; from the exons ATGTTTCCGTCAACCTCAATGTATAGTGCCGGCGCGTTTGTGGTGATCGCTCTCCTGTCTTGTGCGGATTGCCAAATATGTAGCAGAAGAGTTCA tttattacGCTGGGTGCGGGAGACTTACATGCAAACTTATCGGGAATCTTATAACGGTCAGTGCTTTTTCCGTTGCACCAAATATCGTACACGTTCATATCAAGCTGTTAGAACGGTGCCG AGAAACGTAGTGGAGTCTAGAGATGAGTGTTGCCTTGGCTATTATCAGGCAGAAAGCTCTTCTAGCAA GATTAAATGTGAACCGATCTGCAGACCATCATGCCAAAACGGCTATTGCAAAACACCTGGCCAATGTGCATGCTACGAAGGATATCAGCTCGCTAACTACATGTGCTATCCTATATGCGATAAGTATTGTGGGCACGGAAAATGTGTAGAGCCGAATAAATGCCAATGTGATTTTGGATACCATTTGCAAAATGACACTTGTAAACCACTTTGTACTGAGCCGTGTGTCAACGCGACGTGTATCGCTCCAGATACGTGCCAATGCCTTGTTGGATACAGAAAAAATGAGAACAACCTTTGTCTGCCCTACTGTTCGAGCGGATGTCCTCATGGAACTTGCGTGAGTCCAGATAACTGCAGTTGTGATGATGGTTggtataaaaaagaaaatttttgtCAACCAAGTTGCGACACTGATTGTGGAGGTGGTAGTTGTATAGCTCCTAATGTTTGCGAATGTTTCCCTGGCTATGAAAAGACGGAGAATGGAACATGTATACCTCATTGTTCAAGTGGATGTGTCCATGGAACTTGTGTCAACCCAGAAAACTGCACTTGTAACAATGGGTACCGAAAAAATTCAGATGAGGTTTGCTTTCCTGTTTGTAATTTTGATTGTGGCATAGGTGGTTCATGTAGCGGTCCAAATGTTTGCAATTGTCACCCTGGGTATGAAAAATCAGAAAATGGTTCTTGTATTCCTCTATGCCATAGTGGATGTGTACATGGAACATGTTTCAGCCCGCATATCTGTACTTGCAACagtggatggaaaaaaaatgtagaaaatgATACCTGTGAACCAGTATGTGCTATTGCTTGCGGCGAAGGTGGTACATGCGCTGGTCCAAATGTTTGTCAGTGCCACAGTGGTTATAAGCCACATATTAATGGATCCTGTATACCGCATTGCTCGAATGAATGTCTCCATGGTACTTGCGTTGGTCCCGAAAATTGCTCCTGCGATATTGGATGGCATAAAAAAACCAACGATAGTGTATGTTACCCTGTTTGTGATCCTATTTGTGGCGAAGGCGGTACGTGTATTAGTCCAAATGTTTGCCAATGCAACTCTTCTTATGAAATAACAGTGTTTGGATCATGTGCTCCTCATTGTTCTAAAGGTTGTCCGAACGGCATTTGTATTAAACCAGAATTGTGTCAATGTTTGCAAGGCTGGAGCAAAAATGAGTTGGGGGATTGTGAACCTAACTGTGACAAACCTTGTGGTAACGGCACGTGCATATCACCAAATATTTGTCAATGTTTCAAAGGTTATAAATTAGATGAAGAAAACGTATTTGATTTTTTCAATGAATCGCTTTGCATTCCTGAATGTAAGGGATGTAATGGAACATGTTTAGCGCCGGATGTATGCAGTTGCGATGTTCCATTTAAAGCAATGTATGTTTCGATCAATGACGGAGATTGTAATTGCGACACGAACTGTTCTGAAGACAGCATTAAATGTGACCATATTGTATGTGTTTCAAGAGAAACTGGTTGGGAAACAACCACTGATGTGACAAGTAATAATCTCTCAAGTGAATCATACCGTCCTAGCATTCCTTACGGTGAGAATGACGCAGTAACTGATGATCCTATCGAAAGTAAGGCTTTTACTGAAGATCTAGATGTAGATGACAGCATTACTAAACCTATCAATAGTACTGAAATGAATGAAAGTAGCTCTTTAGTAAATTCTACGAAAAGTTATTG GTCTCAATATTGGATTTACATAGTTGCTGCTGTTATAGTTTTAACAACAATTTTGGGCCTTGTCTTATTTAAGAAACGGAGGGCACTTTCTCAATACTTTACCGGAGGCGCTTATCCTGTTGAAG agGAAAAAGCAATCGATTTGTCGACATCTTTTTAG